Proteins found in one Bordetella genomosp. 9 genomic segment:
- a CDS encoding type 4 pilus major pilin yields MRLRRRRIQQGFSLIEVSIVTAIVLLIAIVGIPAIGSYVIENKVPKVGEELQRFVARVKANSQGDVVAPYADLHDGMLANALRDSSVFAVRGNDASALVAHGLGGNGSAGNGTIGLAPASFAGAGPGSAFTLTLTNVHNAACPGLASVMQRVSEIITVEGQGGPVVVKDNGASPPKGYDAMLAQAQCARGDANTFVFTAR; encoded by the coding sequence GATCGAGGTGTCCATCGTCACCGCCATTGTCCTGCTGATCGCCATCGTCGGCATTCCCGCGATCGGCAGCTACGTCATCGAAAACAAGGTCCCCAAAGTGGGGGAGGAACTTCAACGCTTCGTCGCGCGCGTCAAGGCCAATAGCCAGGGCGACGTCGTGGCCCCGTATGCCGACCTGCATGACGGCATGCTGGCCAACGCCTTGCGCGATTCCAGCGTATTCGCCGTGCGCGGCAACGACGCGTCCGCCTTGGTGGCGCATGGCCTGGGCGGCAATGGCTCGGCGGGCAACGGCACGATCGGCCTGGCGCCGGCGTCCTTCGCGGGCGCGGGGCCGGGATCCGCCTTTACGCTGACCCTGACCAATGTCCACAACGCGGCGTGTCCGGGGTTGGCCTCCGTCATGCAGCGCGTATCGGAAATCATCACGGTCGAAGGCCAGGGCGGGCCGGTGGTGGTCAAGGACAATGGCGCCTCGCCGCCCAAGGGCTACGACGCCATGCTGGCGCAGGCCCAGTGCGCGCGTGGCGACGCCAACACCTTCGTCTTCACCGCGCGCTGA